One window from the genome of Lonchura striata isolate bLonStr1 chromosome 24, bLonStr1.mat, whole genome shotgun sequence encodes:
- the HTR6 gene encoding 5-hydroxytryptamine receptor 6, whose protein sequence is MEGDLGAPNASVLGEHSLLVGSSWVAAFLCFIILLTTAGNFLLILLIVTQRSLRNTSNYFLVSLFMSDLMVGLVVMPPAMLNQLYGRWVLRGDFCSLWASFDVMCCSASILNLCVISLDRYLLITSPLRYKLRVTSCRALALILATWTLAALASFLPIKMGWHELEFELRPLNVTGRGDEDQCRLLVSLPYALVASCLTFFLPSAAISFTYCRILLAARKQAVQVASLASNVASTDEATPQVPHAPSQPLAGSESRRFTSKHSKKALKASLTLGILLGMFFVAWLPFFITNVAQAVCDCVPAGFFDVLTWLGYCNSTMNPIIYPLFMRDFKRAMGKFLPCCRRSAEPRPSAISLSMRNSNSGPRAATSLKNVLTLQPETDSIGSGAPGSEPRPLPAPRGPGALGLWDAEPPDTELQLGTPVA, encoded by the exons ATGGAGGGGGACCTGGGGGCCCCCAATGCCAGCGTGCTGGGGGAGCACTCCCTGCTCGTGGGCAGCAGCTGGGTGGCCGCCTTCCTCTGCTTCATCATTCTGCTGACCACGGCGGGCaacttcctcctcatcctcctcatcgtcACTCAGCGCTCCCTCCGCAACACCTCCAACTACTTCCTGGTGTCCCTCTTCATGTCGGACCTGATGGTGGGGCTGGTGGTGATGCCCCCGGCCATGCTCAACCAGCTCTACGGCCGCTGGGTGCTGCGGGGGGACTTCTGCTCCCTCTGGGCCTCCTTCGACGTCATGTGCTGCAGCGCCTCCATCCTCAACCTGTGCGTCATCAGCCTGGACCGGTACCTGCTCATCACGTCCCCGCTCAGGTACAAGCTGCGCGTGACGTCCTGCAGGGCCCTGGCGCTCATCCTGGCCACCTGGACCTTGGCCGCGCTGGCCTCCTTCCTGCCCATCAAGATGGGGTGGCACGAGCTGGAGTTCGAGCTGCGGCCCCTGAACGTCACCGGCCGGGGGGACGAGGACCAGTGCCGGCTGCTGGTCAGCCTGCCTTACGCCCTGGTGGCCTCCTGCCTCACCTTCTTCCTGCCCTCCGCCGCCATCTCCTTCACCTACTGCCGCATCCTGCTGGCAGCGCGCAAGCAGGCCGTGCAGGTGGCTTCCCTGGCCTCCAACGTGGCCAGCACCGACGAGGCCACGCCACAG GTCCCACATGCCCCAAGCCAGCCCCTGGCCGGCAGCGAGAGCAGGAGGTTCACCAGCAAGCACAGCAAGAAGGCTCTGAAGGCCAGCCTGACCCTGGGCATCCTCCTGGGCATGTTCTTCGTGGCCTGGCTGCCCTTCTTCATCACCAATGTAGCTCAG GCAGTTTGTGACTGTGTCCCGGCCGGATTCTTCGATGTGCTCACCTGGCTGGGCTACTGCAACAGCACCATGAACCCCATCATCTACCCGCTCTTCATGAGGGACTTCAAGAGGGCCATGGGCAaattcctgccctgctgccgGCGCTCGGCGGAGCCCCGGCCCAGCGCCATCTCCCTGTCCATGAGGAATTCCAACAGCGGGCCCCGCGCTGCCACGTCCCTCAAGAACGTCCTCACCCTGCAGCCTGAGACCGACTCCATCGGCTCCGGGGCGCCGGGGAGCGAGCCCAGGCCGctgccggccccgcggggccctGGCGCCCTCGGCCTGTGGGACGCGGAGCCCCCGGACACGGAGCTGCAGCTCGGCACCCCTGTGGCctga